The sequence below is a genomic window from SAR324 cluster bacterium.
TGCATTCCCTGCATCCGTGAGATTCCCTCGTTCAATCGGGTGGCTACCAGATTTCAGGGGAAGCCCGTCAAACTGTTGTATGTCAACGTAGATCCGGAACTGACCGAGGAAAAAATCCGCTATTTCATTGAAAAACTCCAGATTCAGGTGCCGATGATGTTGCCCAATCAGCAACACGCGATTGAAACTTATGGAGTGCAATCGTTACCACGACTTGTTCTGATCAACCGTGAAGGCGTCATTGACAAAATTCTGACCGGATTTCAGGACGATCTGGAACAGCAACTGGAAAAGTGGATTGAGGGGCTGTTATAAGGCGTTCAAGGCCATTGAGTTTTGAACAACCTGATTTACCATGCCTGATCCAGGAAATTGAATTACTTTTAGAGAGAGTGTGAAGGCATGTTGATGTTCCCTATATTCCGGTTGATGACCCTGCTGTTGCTGTTGGGACTGTGGAACACCTCTGCGCTGGGGCAATCCCTGCAAACTGCCATGGAACAGGTGACACGCCGGTTCAATCAGGAATCCTTCAACCGAAAAGGGCAGGATGTGGTGATGGAAGTTCTCAACGCGCACTCGGGGAAGCGCGATACGGATGCCGCACGTATTGAATCAGAACTCTATCTGGCACTGCGGATCGCCATGCCGGAAACAAGGTTATTGTTGATCAGGGAAGCTCTTTCCGGAGTTTCCAGTCAGGCGGTCTGGGTCAAAGTCGATTATGAACGCCAGGGAACCCGGATGCGGTTGCGCTTCAGAGCCTTGCGGGGCCTGGACCGTGAATTGCTGGATCAATGGGAAATTGGATATCAGATTCGAGCCGCCGCCAAAACGCTGGTTGCCGTATTGGATATTGACGCACCAACATTGACGCTGGAACAACGCAAGGCTTTCAGCGAAATTTTCAGGTCGTTTCTCAATGGAACAGGCGTTTTCAGTCTGGCGAGCAGTGCTGAAATTGACAAACTGGACGCGGATGCCATTCAACAGCAAGCCCAGTGTACCCGAGACGAATGTGCCACCCTCATTGGTCAGCAACTGGGAGTGGAACGGGTTATTTCCAGCAGTTATTCGCAGATTGCTCCAAAAATTTATTTTTTGTCAGGCCGGATTCTGAATGTAAACACTGGCGAACTGCTCACCTCCCGCTTCGTACAGCATGACGGTGAACTGGCAACCCTTTCCACAGCCTTGGAACAACTGACTCAACAGCTTGTTCCCGCAGAAAAAAATACGAATCAAACGGTCATGCCCCCACCTGTCATTCCAGCCCTGACGGATCAACCTGTTGAGGAACCTCCATTGTTGAATCCCAAGATTCCTGAAACGTCCGTGGTTACTCCGGAACGCCAGTCTCCTGGCATGGAACCGTTACCGGCGGAGCCATTCCATGAAGACTCGTCACTCACGGGATCTCTGCCTGCGTCTGACGCTGTGACGGGTTCCTCCACGGATCTTTCAGGAACAGAAGCAGGCGAAAGCCATGATTTAACAGGAACCCCTGAAACACCCCTGGAAATTCCAGTGATTCCTGCCATAGAACCCACTGTTGCGGAACCACCGCCTTTACCCGCAAAACAATGGTATTTTCTGGCAGGAGCCGGATTGCAGGCAACCCGTGATTACGCTACAACCAATCAGATTTTTTTTGGTGCGGGAAGATTGCTGAAATATAAGGATTTGCCGACTGGTGTGGAACTATTCCTGTCCAGCGCCATTCCGGCCCCCAGGCAAACTTTGACAAAAAGCGGCATTTCAGCAGTGATGGAAAAGCAGATTCAAATACTGGAATTTTATGGAAATTATCGTTTTCAGGTTGCTACGGGACTTCATTTTCAGATCGCTA
It includes:
- a CDS encoding TlpA family protein disulfide reductase, which gives rise to MLRWFIILLFLGTVESSFAVENELKIGMPAPELIGREAAGPRLLKLSALMKEVGFERNPEGRFREVNGKYVVQVTRNAVVLNFFATTCIPCIREIPSFNRVATRFQGKPVKLLYVNVDPELTEEKIRYFIEKLQIQVPMMLPNQQHAIETYGVQSLPRLVLINREGVIDKILTGFQDDLEQQLEKWIEGLL